A region of Ochotona princeps isolate mOchPri1 chromosome 2, mOchPri1.hap1, whole genome shotgun sequence DNA encodes the following proteins:
- the LOC101536346 gene encoding protein S100-A15A has translation MPDTPMEESLFQIIHCYHQYAAREGDVETLSLEELKDLLMDNVPRFMEALGRKEPYYIAELFRAADKNKDDQICFEEFLYVLGKLVKDYHLQYHRQLCAHHCAQHNLY, from the exons ATGCCTGACACCCCCATGGAGGAATCCCTCTTCCAGATCATCCACTGCTACCACCAGTATGCAGCTCGGGAGGGCGACGTGGAGACCTTGTCCCTAGAGGAGCTGAAGGACCTGCTCATGGACAACGTGCCTCGCTTCATGGAGGCCTTG GGCCGGAAGGAGCCCTACTACATCGCGGAGCTGTTCCGGGCTGCAGACAAGAACAAAGACGACCAGATCTGCTTTGAGGAGTTCCTGTATGTCTTGGGCAAGCTGGTGAAGGACTACCACCTGCAGTACCACCGGCAGCTGTGTGCCCACCACTGTGCCCAGCACAACCTCTATTAG
- the S100A8 gene encoding protein S100-A8, producing the protein MPFINSVLGIPGGEKSLGTMPTDLENSLNSIISVYHKYSLEKGNYHALYRDDLRKLLATECPQYVKKKDADTWFRELDVNSDNAINFQEFLILVVKIGVIAHEDSHKD; encoded by the exons ATGCCTTTCATCAACTCTGTTTTGGGGATACCTG gtGGGGAAAAATCCTTGGGCACCATGCCGACCGATCTGGAAAATTCCTTGAACTCAATCATTTCTGTCTACCACAAGTACTCCCTGGAGAAAGGGAATTACCATGCCCTCTACAGGGATGATCTGAGGAAGCTCTTAGCTACTGAGTGTCCTCAGTATGTGAAG AAAAAGGATGCCGACACTTGGTTCAGAGAGTTGGATGTCAACAGTGACAATGCCATCAACTTCCAGGAGTTCCTCATATTGGTCGTGAAGATAGGTGTGATAGCCCATGAGGACAGCCACAAAGACTAG